In Anaerolineae bacterium, one DNA window encodes the following:
- the hemB gene encoding porphobilinogen synthase, which yields MSKFPVFPTARPRRLRQTPALRRMVRETELNPGDFIYPLFVRHGRGIRREVPSMPGVYQLSVDQLAPEVREVWALGIPAVILFGIPAHKDPIGEENYDAHGIVQQAVRAIKEAVPEMVVITDVCLCEYTDHGHCGVLNLGTPKPHAHLPEGFVLNDPTLEVLGQVAVSHAEAGADVVALSGMMDGMVQAIRRVLDDAHFEHIPILSYAVKYASGFYGPFRDAAESPPRFGDRRSHQMDPANAAEALKEAAIDVAEGADMLMVKPALPYLDVIRRVKDAFPEVPLAAYNVSGEYSMIKAATANGWLDERRVVLEALTAIKRAGADLILTYHAKDATRWLG from the coding sequence ATGAGCAAATTCCCCGTCTTCCCCACGGCCCGACCACGGCGCTTGCGCCAGACCCCCGCGCTGCGCCGGATGGTCCGGGAGACCGAACTCAACCCAGGGGATTTCATCTACCCCTTGTTTGTGCGACATGGCCGCGGGATCCGGAGGGAAGTGCCCTCCATGCCGGGGGTGTACCAACTCTCGGTGGACCAACTGGCCCCTGAGGTCCGGGAAGTGTGGGCTTTGGGCATTCCTGCGGTCATCTTGTTCGGGATTCCCGCCCATAAGGACCCCATCGGGGAGGAGAATTACGACGCGCACGGGATCGTACAACAGGCCGTGCGGGCCATCAAGGAGGCGGTGCCCGAGATGGTCGTGATCACCGATGTATGCCTGTGCGAGTACACGGACCATGGCCACTGTGGCGTGCTCAATCTGGGCACACCGAAGCCGCACGCGCATCTGCCGGAAGGGTTTGTGCTCAACGACCCCACGCTGGAGGTATTGGGGCAAGTGGCCGTCTCCCACGCTGAAGCCGGGGCCGATGTGGTCGCCCTCAGCGGCATGATGGACGGTATGGTGCAGGCCATCCGGCGAGTCTTGGACGACGCGCACTTTGAGCACATTCCCATTCTTTCCTATGCCGTGAAGTACGCTTCGGGCTTCTACGGGCCGTTTCGCGATGCGGCGGAATCGCCACCCAGGTTCGGCGACCGGCGTTCCCATCAGATGGACCCGGCCAACGCGGCCGAAGCGTTGAAAGAAGCGGCCATTGATGTGGCCGAAGGCGCGGATATGCTCATGGTCAAGCCGGCCTTGCCCTACCTGGATGTGATTCGACGGGTGAAGGACGCTTTCCCCGAGGTGCCGTTGGCGGCCTACAATGTGAGCGGCGAGTACAGCATGATCAAGGCCGCAACGGCCAACGGTTGGCTGGACGAGCGCCGTGTGGTGTTGGAGGCGCTGACGGCCATCAAGCGTGCCGGAGCAGATTTGATTTTGACTTATCACGCGAAGGACGCGACGCGGTGGTTGGGCTGA
- a CDS encoding TIGR04053 family radical SAM/SPASM domain-containing protein, whose product MAQKPQPYANLSLDAARERQERDRRYPQVDFDQSPFTIAWEVTRACAYACVHCRADAQPQRHPDELTTEEAFRLIDQLAEFGTRPILIFTGGDPMMRRDLFDLIAYATEKGLRCALTPTATALPTLERLKKAREAGIRRVALSLDAPRPAVHDDFRKVGGSWQRTMDILKRAREVGLSVQVNTTVARHNVDILPEMVPFLEEVGAVQWSVFFLVPTGRAQVPWMISAEEHERVFNWLYDLSKTAPFDIKATAAPMYRRVAIERRRAELGGDAPVAFQGAGFQYADGLHRAPKGVNDGKGFLFISHVGDIEPSGFLPIAAGNVRRDHVVEVYRHSSLFRDLRDPDKLKGPCGTCKYREVCGGQRGRAYGVFGDYLASDPGCVLVAEAIRRGEYRPEGLTPHVQRIVLGEA is encoded by the coding sequence ATGGCTCAAAAACCCCAACCATATGCCAACCTTTCCCTCGATGCGGCGCGGGAACGCCAGGAGCGGGACCGGCGTTACCCTCAGGTGGACTTCGATCAGTCCCCCTTTACCATCGCCTGGGAGGTCACCCGGGCCTGCGCGTATGCCTGTGTGCATTGCCGTGCCGATGCCCAGCCACAGCGGCATCCCGATGAGTTGACCACAGAAGAAGCCTTCCGGCTCATCGACCAGTTGGCCGAGTTCGGCACGCGGCCCATCCTCATCTTCACCGGCGGCGACCCAATGATGCGCCGCGATTTATTCGATTTGATCGCCTACGCAACCGAAAAAGGCCTGCGCTGTGCGTTGACCCCCACGGCGACGGCGCTGCCCACGTTGGAACGGCTGAAGAAAGCACGCGAAGCGGGTATCCGGCGCGTGGCGCTCAGCCTGGACGCTCCGCGCCCCGCGGTGCACGACGATTTCCGCAAAGTGGGCGGCTCCTGGCAGCGCACCATGGATATCCTTAAACGAGCTCGCGAGGTGGGGCTGAGTGTGCAGGTCAACACCACCGTAGCGCGGCACAATGTGGACATCTTGCCTGAAATGGTGCCCTTTCTGGAAGAAGTAGGGGCCGTACAATGGTCGGTCTTCTTTCTGGTGCCCACGGGCCGTGCGCAGGTACCCTGGATGATTTCTGCCGAGGAACACGAGCGGGTGTTCAACTGGCTGTACGATCTTTCCAAAACGGCCCCCTTTGACATCAAAGCCACAGCGGCGCCCATGTACCGCCGGGTGGCCATCGAACGGCGGCGGGCCGAGTTGGGCGGCGACGCACCGGTTGCCTTTCAGGGGGCCGGGTTTCAGTATGCCGACGGCCTGCATCGAGCGCCGAAAGGGGTCAACGACGGCAAAGGCTTTCTCTTCATCTCCCATGTGGGTGATATTGAACCCTCGGGCTTTCTTCCCATTGCCGCGGGCAACGTGCGGCGCGACCATGTGGTAGAGGTCTATCGCCACAGCTCCCTCTTCCGCGACTTACGGGATCCCGACAAACTGAAGGGACCATGTGGCACCTGTAAGTACCGCGAGGTGTGCGGCGGCCAGCGTGGCCGGGCCTACGGTGTGTTTGGCGATTATCTGGCCAGTGACCCCGGGTGCGTGCTGGTAGCCGAGGCCATCCGACGTGGGGAATATCGCCCTGAAGGGTTGACCCCGCATGTCCAGCGTATCGTTTTAGGTGAGGCGTAG